Proteins from one Telopea speciosissima isolate NSW1024214 ecotype Mountain lineage chromosome 1, Tspe_v1, whole genome shotgun sequence genomic window:
- the LOC122672207 gene encoding dehydration-responsive element-binding protein 2A-like, whose translation MSSQIVSERKKKSRSRRNRYDSIAEKLARWREFNKELDSSGDGASKSRKAPAKGSKKGCMRGKGGPDNSRCNYRGVRQRTWGKWVAEIREPHRGSRLWLGTFPTAIEAAKAYDEAARAMYGSGARLNLPKSSESKDSSTEWCSASTRTRTTSSSESTTTSEIRGVTSNQSEVFGAEEATVKHTLTPKVEPEEEEAEIYYSQPNAAEAPATMSMVKEEPKEEPLEINDYRQLNAGEVPATMSMVKEEAKGEPPDPMDSSVYETCGAGGDDMSNSDLLLHNFSIEELFDVEDLLQNLKNSETLGGGFMEDCNFDTGLFGSSEKDQFQCGSPSNLSYQLQNPDAKLLGSLNHMQETPSAVDYSCDFLKPVEPGSEIQGSNYSYALDDDQMLGFSDLEF comes from the exons ATGTCGTCTCAAATTGTTTCAGAGAG AAAGAAGAAGTCAAGAAGCAGACGGAATAGATATGATTCTATAGCAGAGAAACTCGCTAGGTGGAGAGAGTTTAATAAGGAGCTCGATTCTTCTGGCGATGGAGCAAGTAAGAGTCGTAAAGCCCCTGCCAAAGGCTCTAAGAAAGGTTGTATGAGAGGGAAAGGAGGACCAGATAATTCACGCTGCAATTACAGGGGTGTGAGACAgaggacttggggaaagtggGTGGCCGAGATTCGTGAACCTCACAGAGGCAGCCGGCTTTGGCTGGGTACCTTCCCCACTGCAATTGAAGCTGCTAAAGCTTACGATGAGGCAGCTAGGGCCATGTATGGTTCCGGTGCACGCCTAAATCTTCCTAAATCCTCTGAATCAAAGGATTCCTCAACTGAATGGTGTTCAGCATCTACCCGTACCCGTACTACTTCGTCATCTGAATCCACCACAACATCGGAAATCCGTGGAGTAACATCCAATCAATCTGAGGTCTTCGGAGCTGAGGAAGCAACAGTGAAGCATACCCTCACCCCTAAGGTTgaaccagaggaagaagaggcgGAAATCTATTACAGTCAACCAAATGCTGCAGAGGCCCCTGCAACAATGAGCATGGTTAAAGAGGAACCTAAGGAAGAGCCCTTAGAGATAAACGATTACAGACAATTAAACGCTGGGGAGGTCCCTGCAACAATGAGCATGGTTAAAGAGGAAGCTAAGGGAGAGCCCCCCGATCCTATGGATTCTAGTGTGTATGAAACTTGTGGAGCTGGTGGTGATGACATGTCGAATTCTGACCTGTTATTACATAATTTTTCAATAGAAGAACTGTTCGATGTAGAGGACCTGTTGCAGAATCTTAAAAACTCTGAGACCCTTGGGGGTGGCTTTATGGAGGATTGTAATTTCGACACAGGTCTGTTCGGGAGCTCTGAAAAAGACCAGTTTCAGTGTGGGAGCCCTTCAAATTTATCATATCAATTGCAGAACCCAGATGCGAAGCTGCTTGGTAGCTTGAATCATATGCAGGAGACACCCTCAGCTGTTGATTACAGTTGCGACTTCTTGAAGCCAGTTGAACCGGGTTCAGAAATACAGGGATCTAACTATAGTTATGCGTTAGATGATGATCAAATGCTTGGATTCTCCGACTTGGAGTTCTGA
- the LOC122670009 gene encoding protein DETOXIFICATION 44, chloroplastic isoform X2 encodes MASALSHPLLFVYSQHRYRSCFCFSTTRTYKSPNLRRNGNSSSRLRAIPGSSPPKDHVSPLEDRTPESKPPIEYEGIDDSMENPKMNPSLSSSFLNSASRLLRGLRIHGDIFKVDKLGLEILSIAVPAALSLAADPIASLVDTAFVGHIGSVELAAVGVSISVFNLVSKLFNIPLLNITTSFVAEEQALIIEKNDVSPRIDASNGGFHSVSEPLEATYYKQKKRFLPAVSTSLALAAGIGIAEATALSFGSGFLMNIMGIPVDSPIRLPAEHFLTLRAYGAPAVVVALAAQGTFRGFMDTKTPLFAIGAGNLLNAILDPILIFLFGMGIGGAAIALVISEYLIAFILLWELNTKIVLLPPDFEGRRLARYLTSGGLLIGRTTAVLGTMTLSTSMAAQEGPIPMAGHQICLQVWLAISLLNDALALAGQALLASSYSQGNYRQARIVIYRVLQIALVTGIALAVILFLVFGAFSSLFSTDTAVLEIACSGVLLVAGSQPMNALAFVFDGLYYGVSDFAYAAYSMVFVGLASSVFLLVAAPIFGLAGVWTGLFLFMTLRVAAGFWRLGTQGGPWKMIWSEMDQKND; translated from the exons ATGGCGAGTGCCCTTTCTCATCCTCTTCTCTTTGTATACTCACAGCATCGATATCGATCTTGCTTCTGCTTCTCCACTACTCGGACCTATAAATCTCCAAATCTCAGGAGAAATGGCAATTCTTCAAGTCGCCTTCGAGCTATCCCTGGATCTTCACCTCCCAAAGATCATGTCAGCCCCTTGGAAGATCGAACGCCAGAATCAAAACCTCCAATTGAGTACGAGGGAATCGATGATTCTATGGAGAATCCGAAGATGAATCCTTCCCTTAGTTCTTCGTTCCTCAATTCTGCTTCTCGCCTTCTACGCGGCTTAAG AATACATGGGGACATATTTAAGGTTGATAAACTTGGATTGGAGATTCTATCAATTGCAGTGCCTGCTGCATTATCTCTGGCTGCCGATCCAATTGCTTCACTGGTCGACACCGCATTTGTTGGTCACATCG GATCGGTTGAATTAGCGGCAGTTGGAGTGTCGATTTCGGTATTTAATCTGGTGTCAAAGTTGTTTAATATCCCCTTGCTTAACATCACAACATCTTTTGTTGCTGAAGAGCAGGCCTTGATTATTGAGAAAAATGATGTTAGTCCCAGAATTGATGCAA GTAATGGAGGATTTCATTCTGTTTCTGAGCCTCTGGAGGCCACATATTATAAGCAAAAAAAGAGATTTCTTCCTGCAGTATCAACTTCTTTAGCTCTAGCAGCTGGTATTGGCATTGCAGAAGCCACTGCACTCTCCTTCGGTTCGGGGTTCTTAATGAATATCATGGGTATACCTGTT GATTCACCTATTCGTTTACCAGCTGAACATTTTCTTACCTTGAGGGCCTATGGTGCCCCAGCAGTGGTAGTTGCACTAGCTGCTCAGGGAACCTTTCGTGGATTTATGGATACAAAGACACCTCTTTTTGCCATAG GTGCTGGGAACTTACTGAACGCAATATTGGATCCTATTTTGatctttctctttggtatggGGATTGGTGGTGCTGCAATTGCTCTTGTGATTTCTGA aTATTTGATTGCTTTTATCCTTCTGTGGGAGTTAAACACAAAAATAGTGCTCTTGCCACCGGATTTTGAAGGGAGGAGACTTGCCAGATATCTAACATCTG GTGGTCTTCTAATTGGCAGAACCACAGCGGTGCTTGGAACCATGACATTGTCAACATCCATGGCTGCACAGGAGGGTCCAATTCCTATGGCTGGTCATCAAATCTGCTTGCAAGTTTGGTTGGCAATATCTCTGCTTAATGATGCTTTAGCACTTGCTGGCCAG GCTCTTCTTGCCAGTAGTTACTCTCAGGGGAACTATCGACAAGCACGTATCGTGATTTACAGAGTTCTACAG ATTGCGTTAGTAACAGGAATTGCTTTGGCTGTTATCTTGTTCCTTGTCTTTGGGGCCTTCTCTAGTTTATTTAGCACAGATACTGCCGTTCTGGAGATTGCCTGCTCTGGTGTTTTG CTTGTTGCTGGATCTCAGCCTATGAATGCCCTTGCATTTGTCTTTGATGGACTCTACTATGGTGTTTCAGACTTTGCATATGCTGCATATTCAATG GTGTTTGTTGGACTGGCCTCTTCAGTATTCCTATTGGTGGCTGCTCCTATATTTGGTCTTGCTGGAGTCTGGACAGGGTTGTTTCTTTTCATGACCCTGCGAGTAGCCGCTGGATTTTGGAG GCTCGGTACCCAAGGTGGACCATGGAAAATGATTTGGTCGGAGATGGATCAAAAGAATGACTGA
- the LOC122670009 gene encoding protein DETOXIFICATION 44, chloroplastic isoform X1 produces the protein MASALSHPLLFVYSQHRYRSCFCFSTTRTYKSPNLRRNGNSSSRLRAIPGSSPPKDHVSPLEDRTPESKPPIEYEGIDDSMENPKMNPSLSSSFLNSASRLLRGLRIHGDIFKVDKLGLEILSIAVPAALSLAADPIASLVDTAFVGHIGSVELAAVGVSISVFNLVSKLFNIPLLNITTSFVAEEQALIIEKNDVSPRIDASNGGFHSVSEPLEATYYKQKKRFLPAVSTSLALAAGIGIAEATALSFGSGFLMNIMGIPVDSPIRLPAEHFLTLRAYGAPAVVVALAAQGTFRGFMDTKTPLFAIGAGNLLNAILDPILIFLFGMGIGGAAIALVISEYLIAFILLWELNTKIVLLPPDFEGRRLARYLTSVFYFAGGLLIGRTTAVLGTMTLSTSMAAQEGPIPMAGHQICLQVWLAISLLNDALALAGQALLASSYSQGNYRQARIVIYRVLQIALVTGIALAVILFLVFGAFSSLFSTDTAVLEIACSGVLLVAGSQPMNALAFVFDGLYYGVSDFAYAAYSMVFVGLASSVFLLVAAPIFGLAGVWTGLFLFMTLRVAAGFWRLGTQGGPWKMIWSEMDQKND, from the exons ATGGCGAGTGCCCTTTCTCATCCTCTTCTCTTTGTATACTCACAGCATCGATATCGATCTTGCTTCTGCTTCTCCACTACTCGGACCTATAAATCTCCAAATCTCAGGAGAAATGGCAATTCTTCAAGTCGCCTTCGAGCTATCCCTGGATCTTCACCTCCCAAAGATCATGTCAGCCCCTTGGAAGATCGAACGCCAGAATCAAAACCTCCAATTGAGTACGAGGGAATCGATGATTCTATGGAGAATCCGAAGATGAATCCTTCCCTTAGTTCTTCGTTCCTCAATTCTGCTTCTCGCCTTCTACGCGGCTTAAG AATACATGGGGACATATTTAAGGTTGATAAACTTGGATTGGAGATTCTATCAATTGCAGTGCCTGCTGCATTATCTCTGGCTGCCGATCCAATTGCTTCACTGGTCGACACCGCATTTGTTGGTCACATCG GATCGGTTGAATTAGCGGCAGTTGGAGTGTCGATTTCGGTATTTAATCTGGTGTCAAAGTTGTTTAATATCCCCTTGCTTAACATCACAACATCTTTTGTTGCTGAAGAGCAGGCCTTGATTATTGAGAAAAATGATGTTAGTCCCAGAATTGATGCAA GTAATGGAGGATTTCATTCTGTTTCTGAGCCTCTGGAGGCCACATATTATAAGCAAAAAAAGAGATTTCTTCCTGCAGTATCAACTTCTTTAGCTCTAGCAGCTGGTATTGGCATTGCAGAAGCCACTGCACTCTCCTTCGGTTCGGGGTTCTTAATGAATATCATGGGTATACCTGTT GATTCACCTATTCGTTTACCAGCTGAACATTTTCTTACCTTGAGGGCCTATGGTGCCCCAGCAGTGGTAGTTGCACTAGCTGCTCAGGGAACCTTTCGTGGATTTATGGATACAAAGACACCTCTTTTTGCCATAG GTGCTGGGAACTTACTGAACGCAATATTGGATCCTATTTTGatctttctctttggtatggGGATTGGTGGTGCTGCAATTGCTCTTGTGATTTCTGA aTATTTGATTGCTTTTATCCTTCTGTGGGAGTTAAACACAAAAATAGTGCTCTTGCCACCGGATTTTGAAGGGAGGAGACTTGCCAGATATCTAACATCTG TCTTTTATTTCGCAGGTGGTCTTCTAATTGGCAGAACCACAGCGGTGCTTGGAACCATGACATTGTCAACATCCATGGCTGCACAGGAGGGTCCAATTCCTATGGCTGGTCATCAAATCTGCTTGCAAGTTTGGTTGGCAATATCTCTGCTTAATGATGCTTTAGCACTTGCTGGCCAG GCTCTTCTTGCCAGTAGTTACTCTCAGGGGAACTATCGACAAGCACGTATCGTGATTTACAGAGTTCTACAG ATTGCGTTAGTAACAGGAATTGCTTTGGCTGTTATCTTGTTCCTTGTCTTTGGGGCCTTCTCTAGTTTATTTAGCACAGATACTGCCGTTCTGGAGATTGCCTGCTCTGGTGTTTTG CTTGTTGCTGGATCTCAGCCTATGAATGCCCTTGCATTTGTCTTTGATGGACTCTACTATGGTGTTTCAGACTTTGCATATGCTGCATATTCAATG GTGTTTGTTGGACTGGCCTCTTCAGTATTCCTATTGGTGGCTGCTCCTATATTTGGTCTTGCTGGAGTCTGGACAGGGTTGTTTCTTTTCATGACCCTGCGAGTAGCCGCTGGATTTTGGAG GCTCGGTACCCAAGGTGGACCATGGAAAATGATTTGGTCGGAGATGGATCAAAAGAATGACTGA
- the LOC122670009 gene encoding protein DETOXIFICATION 44, chloroplastic isoform X3 yields MASALSHPLLFVYSQHRYRSCFCFSTTRTYKSPNLRRNGNSSSRLRAIPGSSPPKDHVSPLEDRTPESKPPIEYEGIDDSMENPKMNPSLSSSFLNSASRLLRGLRIHGDIFKVDKLGLEILSIAVPAALSLAADPIASLVDTAFVGHIGSVELAAVGVSISVFNLVSKLFNIPLLNITTSFVAEEQALIIEKNDVSPRIDASNGGFHSVSEPLEATYYKQKKRFLPAVSTSLALAAGIGIAEATALSFGSGFLMNIMGIPVDSPIRLPAEHFLTLRAYGAPAVVVALAAQGTFRGFMDTKTPLFAIGAGNLLNAILDPILIFLFGMGIGGAAIALVISEYLIAFILLWELNTKIVLLPPDFEGRRLARYLTSVFYFAGGLLIGRTTAVLGTMTLSTSMAAQEGPIPMAGHQICLQVWLAISLLNDALALAGQALLASSYSQGNYRQARIVIYRVLQLVAGSQPMNALAFVFDGLYYGVSDFAYAAYSMVFVGLASSVFLLVAAPIFGLAGVWTGLFLFMTLRVAAGFWRLGTQGGPWKMIWSEMDQKND; encoded by the exons ATGGCGAGTGCCCTTTCTCATCCTCTTCTCTTTGTATACTCACAGCATCGATATCGATCTTGCTTCTGCTTCTCCACTACTCGGACCTATAAATCTCCAAATCTCAGGAGAAATGGCAATTCTTCAAGTCGCCTTCGAGCTATCCCTGGATCTTCACCTCCCAAAGATCATGTCAGCCCCTTGGAAGATCGAACGCCAGAATCAAAACCTCCAATTGAGTACGAGGGAATCGATGATTCTATGGAGAATCCGAAGATGAATCCTTCCCTTAGTTCTTCGTTCCTCAATTCTGCTTCTCGCCTTCTACGCGGCTTAAG AATACATGGGGACATATTTAAGGTTGATAAACTTGGATTGGAGATTCTATCAATTGCAGTGCCTGCTGCATTATCTCTGGCTGCCGATCCAATTGCTTCACTGGTCGACACCGCATTTGTTGGTCACATCG GATCGGTTGAATTAGCGGCAGTTGGAGTGTCGATTTCGGTATTTAATCTGGTGTCAAAGTTGTTTAATATCCCCTTGCTTAACATCACAACATCTTTTGTTGCTGAAGAGCAGGCCTTGATTATTGAGAAAAATGATGTTAGTCCCAGAATTGATGCAA GTAATGGAGGATTTCATTCTGTTTCTGAGCCTCTGGAGGCCACATATTATAAGCAAAAAAAGAGATTTCTTCCTGCAGTATCAACTTCTTTAGCTCTAGCAGCTGGTATTGGCATTGCAGAAGCCACTGCACTCTCCTTCGGTTCGGGGTTCTTAATGAATATCATGGGTATACCTGTT GATTCACCTATTCGTTTACCAGCTGAACATTTTCTTACCTTGAGGGCCTATGGTGCCCCAGCAGTGGTAGTTGCACTAGCTGCTCAGGGAACCTTTCGTGGATTTATGGATACAAAGACACCTCTTTTTGCCATAG GTGCTGGGAACTTACTGAACGCAATATTGGATCCTATTTTGatctttctctttggtatggGGATTGGTGGTGCTGCAATTGCTCTTGTGATTTCTGA aTATTTGATTGCTTTTATCCTTCTGTGGGAGTTAAACACAAAAATAGTGCTCTTGCCACCGGATTTTGAAGGGAGGAGACTTGCCAGATATCTAACATCTG TCTTTTATTTCGCAGGTGGTCTTCTAATTGGCAGAACCACAGCGGTGCTTGGAACCATGACATTGTCAACATCCATGGCTGCACAGGAGGGTCCAATTCCTATGGCTGGTCATCAAATCTGCTTGCAAGTTTGGTTGGCAATATCTCTGCTTAATGATGCTTTAGCACTTGCTGGCCAG GCTCTTCTTGCCAGTAGTTACTCTCAGGGGAACTATCGACAAGCACGTATCGTGATTTACAGAGTTCTACAG CTTGTTGCTGGATCTCAGCCTATGAATGCCCTTGCATTTGTCTTTGATGGACTCTACTATGGTGTTTCAGACTTTGCATATGCTGCATATTCAATG GTGTTTGTTGGACTGGCCTCTTCAGTATTCCTATTGGTGGCTGCTCCTATATTTGGTCTTGCTGGAGTCTGGACAGGGTTGTTTCTTTTCATGACCCTGCGAGTAGCCGCTGGATTTTGGAG GCTCGGTACCCAAGGTGGACCATGGAAAATGATTTGGTCGGAGATGGATCAAAAGAATGACTGA